The Mesorhizobium loti genome includes a region encoding these proteins:
- the rpmB gene encoding 50S ribosomal protein L28 — translation MSRTCELTAKAVMSGNNVSHANNKTKRRFLPNLVNVTLISEALNQNVRLRISANALRSVEHRGGLDAFLAKADVKELSQRARLLKKQIAKKTAEQAAA, via the coding sequence ATGTCCCGCACCTGCGAACTCACTGCCAAGGCAGTCATGTCCGGCAACAATGTGAGCCACGCCAACAACAAGACCAAGCGTCGCTTCCTGCCGAACCTCGTCAATGTGACGCTGATTTCGGAAGCGCTGAACCAGAATGTGCGCCTGCGCATCTCGGCCAACGCGCTGCGTTCGGTCGAACATCGCGGCGGTCTCGACGCCTTCCTGGCCAAGGCCGACGTCAAGGAATTGTCGCAGCGCGCGCGTCTCTTGAAGAAGCAGATCGCCAAGAAGACCGCCGAGCAGGCTGCCGCTTAA
- a CDS encoding DUF3108 domain-containing protein, with amino-acid sequence MLRSSYALVAMLAIALPSAASAASPQSFKGEYTVSFLGLSIARSTFSSRYENGAYAIEGSVTAAGLAKLFDDTRGTISSKGTIAGKKMVPQAFRADYTSGKKASVVDIRFANGAVTSTQVVPAPGKRDPNSWVPISAGDLASVLDPMAATVIHADSLDQVCGRTVKFYDGEMRANLALTYASKGTISVPGYKGDTVTCRMGFEPVAGYRKGRKALNYLKNKSRMMVTFAPLGQTGVYAPIHATVGTQIGTLTISAGRFEAVQ; translated from the coding sequence ATGCTTCGTTCGTCATATGCCCTTGTCGCCATGCTTGCCATTGCCTTGCCGTCCGCCGCGTCTGCTGCCTCGCCGCAGTCGTTCAAGGGCGAGTACACGGTGTCGTTCCTTGGTCTTTCGATAGCGAGATCAACGTTTTCAAGCCGCTATGAGAACGGCGCCTACGCCATCGAAGGCAGCGTCACCGCGGCCGGGCTGGCCAAGCTGTTCGACGACACGCGTGGCACGATCTCGTCCAAAGGCACGATTGCGGGCAAGAAGATGGTGCCGCAGGCGTTCCGTGCCGATTACACCTCCGGCAAGAAAGCGTCGGTGGTCGATATCCGCTTTGCCAATGGCGCGGTCACCTCGACGCAGGTCGTCCCGGCGCCGGGCAAGCGCGATCCCAACAGTTGGGTGCCGATCAGTGCCGGCGACCTGGCATCGGTGCTCGATCCGATGGCCGCCACCGTCATCCATGCCGACAGCCTCGACCAGGTCTGTGGCCGCACGGTGAAGTTCTATGACGGCGAGATGCGCGCCAACCTGGCGCTGACCTATGCTTCGAAAGGCACGATCTCGGTGCCGGGCTACAAGGGCGACACGGTCACTTGCCGGATGGGTTTCGAGCCGGTGGCGGGCTACCGCAAGGGTCGCAAGGCGCTCAACTATCTCAAGAACAAAAGCCGCATGATGGTGACGTTTGCACCGCTCGGCCAAACCGGCGTATATGCGCCGATCCATGCCACGGTGGGCACGCAGATCGGCACTTTGACCATCAGCGCCGGGCGTTTCGAAGCGGTACAATAG
- a CDS encoding EamA family transporter, which produces MGRATLIGFSAVAMWALLALLTDASGQVPPFLLSAITFSIGTGVGLVARLFMPAPDKSQRIPPQVWLIGIAGLFGYHFFYFTALRNAPAVEASLIAYLWPLLIVLGSALMPGERLAWNHVVGALLGLAGTVLIVTKGGGLAFDARYAFGYAMAAVCAVLWSSYSLLSRRFPSVPTSIVTWFCAATAVLSLACHLALEQTVLPDGAGQWLAVLGLGLMPVGAAFYAWDIGVKRGNIQVLGAASYAAPLLSTLVLIAAGVAEPSLRILAACVLITGGAALAAKSLFLRKPAASESGARASEGGAGA; this is translated from the coding sequence ATGGGGCGCGCTACACTGATCGGCTTTTCGGCGGTCGCCATGTGGGCGCTGCTGGCGTTGCTCACGGATGCGTCGGGCCAAGTGCCGCCGTTCCTTTTGTCGGCAATCACCTTCTCGATCGGCACCGGCGTCGGGCTCGTCGCACGGCTGTTCATGCCGGCGCCCGACAAGAGCCAGAGGATACCGCCGCAGGTGTGGCTGATCGGCATTGCCGGCCTGTTCGGTTACCACTTCTTCTACTTCACCGCGCTGCGCAATGCGCCGGCGGTGGAGGCGAGCCTGATCGCCTATCTGTGGCCGCTGCTGATCGTGCTCGGCTCGGCGCTGATGCCGGGCGAACGGCTGGCCTGGAACCATGTCGTCGGCGCGCTGCTCGGCCTTGCCGGCACGGTGCTGATCGTCACCAAGGGCGGTGGGCTGGCCTTCGACGCCCGCTATGCCTTCGGCTATGCCATGGCCGCCGTCTGTGCGGTCCTGTGGTCGTCCTATTCGCTTTTGTCGCGGCGCTTCCCGTCGGTGCCGACCAGCATCGTCACCTGGTTCTGCGCGGCGACCGCGGTGCTGTCGCTCGCCTGCCATTTGGCGCTGGAACAAACGGTTCTGCCTGACGGCGCCGGCCAGTGGTTGGCCGTGCTTGGGCTTGGCCTGATGCCGGTGGGTGCTGCCTTCTATGCCTGGGACATCGGCGTCAAGCGTGGGAACATCCAGGTGCTGGGTGCCGCAAGCTACGCCGCACCGCTGTTGTCGACGCTGGTGCTGATCGCGGCCGGCGTCGCCGAGCCGTCGCTGCGCATCCTCGCTGCCTGCGTGCTGATCACCGGCGGTGCGGCGCTGGCGGCAAAGTCGCTGTTCCTGCGCAAGCCAGCCGCGAGCGAAAGCGGAGCCCGGGCATCCGAAGGCGGAGCCGGGGCATGA
- a CDS encoding lysoplasmalogenase, producing the protein MTMPFAGGIDANANATLIFSLAAAVIYAFTLGMPPTLARSAAKTLAVAMLAVLAALQGGPLLLVAALALSAVGDAFLSRDGEKAFLGGLASFLVAHIVYVALFLRSGGGLELLGAESWRGAIALAMAVFAIGMLAALWRRVGPGLRVPITVYVAAILAMGVSALTTSNLWVIGGALLFMASDGLLATEKFLVAAISPHRAWMRFAVWALYYAAQLAITLGFLLN; encoded by the coding sequence ATGACGATGCCGTTTGCGGGCGGCATCGACGCCAACGCCAATGCGACACTGATCTTTTCGCTGGCGGCGGCGGTCATCTATGCCTTCACGCTTGGCATGCCGCCGACGCTGGCCCGCTCGGCCGCCAAGACGCTCGCCGTGGCAATGCTTGCCGTGCTGGCGGCGCTGCAGGGCGGCCCGTTGCTGCTGGTTGCTGCGCTCGCGCTCAGCGCCGTTGGCGACGCCTTCCTGTCGCGCGACGGCGAAAAGGCCTTTCTTGGCGGGCTGGCCAGCTTTCTTGTCGCCCACATCGTCTATGTCGCGCTGTTCCTGCGCAGCGGCGGCGGCTTGGAGTTGCTTGGCGCCGAATCGTGGCGCGGGGCGATTGCGCTCGCCATGGCGGTGTTCGCGATCGGCATGCTGGCGGCGCTTTGGCGCCGCGTCGGCCCCGGCCTGCGTGTCCCGATTACCGTCTATGTCGCTGCGATCCTGGCAATGGGCGTCTCGGCGCTGACGACAAGCAACCTCTGGGTGATCGGTGGTGCGCTGCTGTTCATGGCATCAGACGGGTTGCTCGCCACGGAGAAATTCCTGGTCGCCGCCATCTCGCCGCACCGCGCCTGGATGCGTTTTGCGGTCTGGGCGCTCTACTACGCCGCCCAACTCGCGATCACCTTGGGTTTTCTGCTGAATTAG
- a CDS encoding cupin domain-containing protein, whose product MTSSAEIIATLGLKPHPEGGWYAETFRDGAGGARGHSTAIYFLLEQHQLSAWHRVKDAAEVWHFHAGAPLALAMWEEGSAVVEQVLGIDLAAGERPQIVVPAGWWQSARSLGEWTLVGCTVAPGFEFAAFELAAPGWQPKQP is encoded by the coding sequence ATGACCAGTTCTGCCGAAATCATCGCGACGCTCGGCCTGAAGCCGCATCCGGAAGGCGGCTGGTACGCCGAGACCTTTCGCGATGGCGCCGGCGGTGCGCGCGGCCATTCGACCGCGATCTACTTCCTGCTGGAACAGCATCAGCTTTCGGCCTGGCACCGGGTCAAGGACGCCGCCGAGGTCTGGCACTTCCATGCCGGCGCCCCGCTGGCGCTGGCAATGTGGGAGGAAGGCAGCGCCGTTGTGGAGCAGGTGCTCGGCATCGATCTTGCAGCCGGTGAGCGGCCGCAGATCGTCGTGCCGGCGGGCTGGTGGCAATCGGCGCGCAGCCTGGGAGAGTGGACGTTGGTCGGTTGCACCGTCGCACCGGGCTTCGAGTTTGCCGCCTTCGAACTGGCAGCACCCGGCTGGCAGCCGAAACAACCCTAA
- the gloB gene encoding hydroxyacylglutathione hydrolase yields the protein MPVEIEQFMCRSDNFGVLVHDPKSGQTAIIDAPEEAPILAALERTGWTPTMILTTHHHVDHVQANLALKERFKLRIVGPEAEKAKIPGIDETVEDGSVLHLGDEKIEVIATPGHTAGHVSYYLPASSVAFTADTLFALGCGRLFECKPPVMYDSLKKLAALPAETVIYCGHEYTLANARFALTIDPTNSALKERAAKIEALRTADKPTLPTTIGEELSTNPFLRWHDPAIRKHLGLEKASDAEVFAEIRKRKDNF from the coding sequence ATGCCGGTCGAAATCGAACAGTTCATGTGCCGCAGCGACAATTTCGGCGTGCTGGTGCATGATCCCAAAAGCGGCCAGACCGCGATCATCGACGCGCCCGAGGAGGCACCGATCCTGGCCGCGCTCGAGCGCACCGGCTGGACGCCGACGATGATCCTGACCACGCATCACCATGTCGATCACGTCCAGGCCAATCTGGCGCTGAAGGAGCGCTTCAAATTACGCATCGTCGGCCCGGAAGCGGAGAAGGCCAAGATTCCCGGCATCGACGAAACCGTCGAAGACGGCTCGGTTCTCCATCTTGGCGATGAAAAGATCGAAGTGATCGCCACGCCCGGCCACACCGCGGGCCACGTTTCATACTATTTGCCGGCTTCGAGTGTGGCGTTCACCGCCGACACGCTGTTTGCGCTGGGCTGCGGGCGGCTGTTCGAATGCAAGCCGCCGGTGATGTATGATTCGCTGAAGAAGCTGGCTGCACTTCCGGCTGAAACGGTCATCTATTGCGGCCACGAATACACGCTCGCCAACGCCCGTTTCGCGCTGACCATCGACCCGACCAATTCAGCGCTGAAGGAACGCGCCGCCAAGATCGAGGCGCTGCGCACCGCCGACAAGCCGACGCTGCCGACGACGATCGGCGAGGAACTGTCGACCAATCCCTTCCTGCGCTGGCACGATCCGGCGATCCGCAAGCATCTTGGGCTCGAGAAAGCTTCGGACGCCGAGGTTTTTGCCGAGATCCGCAAGCGCAAGGACAATTTCTGA
- a CDS encoding class I SAM-dependent methyltransferase, which translates to MHSDIVDLRSFYSTTLGRFAERSITMALSSIWAAVPNERLVGLGYTLPWLERFGTDAERVFAFMPATQGAVVWPATGPTATALVFDEELPLVDSCIDRMLLVHSLEHVENPRETLNEIWRVLSPAGRVVIVVPNRRGVWARFEHTPFGNGRPFSRGQLTELLREANFTPAAWSDALFFPPSRRRFMMRFHNVLERAGRRLWPIFSGVIVVEAQKRLYQGVPVAQRASRRVFVPVLSPHGATRLGRRNEAGDAKPSVARVTAS; encoded by the coding sequence ATGCATTCCGACATCGTCGATCTTCGCTCCTTCTATTCGACAACGCTCGGCCGGTTCGCCGAGCGTTCGATCACCATGGCGTTGTCGTCGATATGGGCAGCGGTGCCCAACGAGCGGCTGGTTGGTCTGGGTTACACTTTGCCCTGGCTGGAGCGGTTCGGCACCGACGCCGAGCGGGTCTTCGCCTTCATGCCGGCAACGCAAGGCGCCGTAGTGTGGCCGGCGACAGGGCCGACCGCCACGGCACTGGTCTTCGACGAGGAACTGCCGCTGGTCGATTCCTGCATCGACCGCATGCTGCTCGTCCATTCGCTCGAACATGTCGAGAACCCGCGTGAGACGCTGAACGAGATCTGGCGTGTGCTGTCGCCGGCCGGGCGCGTGGTCATCGTCGTGCCCAACCGGCGTGGTGTCTGGGCGCGCTTCGAGCACACGCCGTTCGGCAATGGCCGGCCTTTCTCGCGCGGCCAGCTCACCGAACTGCTGCGCGAGGCGAATTTCACGCCCGCCGCCTGGTCCGATGCGCTGTTCTTTCCGCCATCGCGGCGCCGTTTCATGATGCGGTTCCACAATGTGCTGGAGCGCGCCGGCCGGCGGCTGTGGCCGATCTTCTCCGGGGTCATCGTCGTCGAGGCGCAGAAGCGGCTTTATCAAGGCGTACCGGTCGCCCAGCGCGCCTCGCGCCGTGTCTTCGTGCCGGTGCTGTCGCCGCATGGCGCCACCCGGCTTGGCCGTCGCAATGAGGCCGGGGATGCCAAGCCATCGGTTGCGCGGGTGACGGCTTCGTGA
- a CDS encoding ABC transporter ATP-binding protein/permease, whose protein sequence is MADQPDNAAAAQPVAVAVEASSLSDQVATIRRALAGSPVRKWLLWTSVGIMAVIIATSIGQVLLNRWNQPFYDALARRDMAAFVHQLLVFAMIAGGLLVLNIGQTWLNQMIRLKLREALTLDLIDQWMRPARAFRLANAGAIGVNPDQRMQQDAAHLSDLSTDLGVGLLQSCILLASFVGVLWQLSSGFVFHIGGTSLAIPGYMVWAAILYAGIASWLSWLVGRPLIRLNSDRYTREAELRSSMVRVNENVDAIALYHGEADARRRLELDLGTVLGAMRRIYTAQINLSWVTDTYGWITVVAPILVASPVYFSGDISFGGLMMAVGAFNQVHSSLRWFINNIGSIADWRATLMRVADFRIALDETDVLHDTEKRIAFDQNANGSLTFETLEVASPEGCTRLADEHVEIRAGERVMITGDRGAGKTLFFRAIAGLWPWGRGRIGLPEGETLIFVPRVPYFPAGTLREVLDHPNGVAPASDADISAVLAEVGLERLSSSLDRAGRWDHELGDDEQRSLAFARLALRQPKWVIIDEAMDAFDGPSLRRVLSMLENRLPGAAILNIGRGLHNNQFFPRALTIVKDSGAPALKPARIRAGAIEPPPAGARRKT, encoded by the coding sequence ATGGCTGATCAACCGGACAATGCTGCCGCCGCTCAGCCGGTTGCCGTGGCGGTCGAAGCCAGCAGCCTGAGCGATCAGGTGGCGACGATCAGGCGGGCGCTGGCGGGATCGCCGGTTCGCAAGTGGTTGCTGTGGACATCGGTCGGCATCATGGCCGTGATCATCGCAACGTCGATCGGCCAGGTTCTGCTCAACCGCTGGAATCAGCCTTTCTACGATGCGCTTGCGCGCCGCGACATGGCGGCGTTCGTGCACCAGCTTCTCGTCTTTGCAATGATCGCCGGCGGGCTGCTGGTGCTCAACATCGGCCAGACCTGGCTCAACCAGATGATCAGGCTCAAGCTGCGCGAGGCGCTGACGCTGGACCTGATCGACCAGTGGATGCGGCCGGCGCGCGCCTTCCGGCTGGCCAATGCCGGCGCCATCGGCGTCAATCCCGACCAGCGCATGCAGCAGGACGCCGCACATCTGTCCGACCTGTCGACCGATCTCGGCGTCGGCCTGCTGCAGTCGTGCATCCTGCTCGCGTCCTTCGTCGGCGTGCTGTGGCAGCTGTCCTCGGGCTTCGTGTTCCACATTGGCGGGACCTCGCTGGCCATACCGGGTTACATGGTCTGGGCCGCCATCCTCTATGCCGGCATCGCCTCCTGGCTGAGTTGGCTGGTCGGGCGCCCGCTCATCCGCCTGAACAGCGACCGCTACACACGCGAAGCCGAGCTGCGCTCCTCGATGGTGCGCGTCAACGAGAATGTCGATGCCATTGCGCTGTACCATGGCGAGGCCGACGCCAGGCGACGGCTTGAACTCGACCTCGGCACGGTGCTGGGCGCCATGCGGCGTATCTACACCGCCCAGATCAACCTGTCCTGGGTGACCGACACCTATGGCTGGATCACCGTCGTGGCACCCATTCTGGTCGCCTCGCCGGTCTATTTCTCAGGCGATATCAGCTTTGGCGGACTGATGATGGCGGTCGGCGCCTTCAACCAGGTCCACTCGTCCCTGCGCTGGTTCATCAACAACATCGGCAGCATCGCCGATTGGCGCGCCACGCTGATGCGCGTTGCCGACTTCCGCATCGCGCTCGATGAAACCGATGTGCTGCATGACACGGAAAAGCGCATCGCCTTTGATCAAAACGCCAACGGCAGCCTGACTTTCGAGACGCTCGAAGTGGCTTCGCCGGAGGGCTGCACCAGGCTCGCCGACGAGCATGTCGAAATCCGTGCCGGCGAGCGCGTCATGATCACCGGCGACCGGGGCGCCGGCAAGACGCTGTTCTTCCGCGCCATTGCCGGCCTGTGGCCATGGGGAAGGGGGCGGATCGGCCTGCCGGAGGGAGAAACCCTCATATTCGTGCCGCGCGTCCCCTATTTCCCGGCCGGTACGTTGCGCGAGGTCCTCGATCACCCGAACGGAGTTGCGCCGGCGAGCGATGCCGACATTTCGGCGGTGCTTGCCGAAGTCGGTCTGGAACGGCTGTCGTCGTCGCTCGACCGCGCCGGGCGCTGGGATCACGAACTGGGCGATGACGAACAGCGCTCGCTGGCCTTCGCCAGGCTCGCCTTGCGGCAGCCGAAATGGGTGATCATCGACGAAGCCATGGATGCGTTCGACGGGCCCTCCCTGCGGCGCGTGCTGTCGATGCTGGAGAATCGTTTGCCTGGCGCCGCGATCCTCAATATCGGACGCGGCCTGCACAACAATCAGTTCTTTCCGCGCGCGTTGACGATCGTCAAGGATTCCGGCGCGCCGGCGCTGAAACCTGCTCGCATCAGGGCGGGTGCTATCGAACCGCCGCCAGCCGGCGCCCGCCGCAAGACATAG
- a CDS encoding DUF1194 domain-containing protein: MLDALRLLACLACAQAAPIASPTDALPVDVELVLAVDISLSMDEKEFALQRAGYVEALRHPDFIRAVRAGATGRIALTYFEWAGTVRDDAVIGWQIIDSAESANSFADKVAARPFRSFRGTSISGALAFGTELFDRTSFDGERSVIDISGDGPNNIGPPVTATRDAATAKGIVINGLPILINPSPTFSHLDQYYAQCVTGGPGSFVLPIYAAAEFSTAIRRKLILEVSGIRNKARIIPVDAAAPIDCLLGERDRRFLSDPYFPELDR, encoded by the coding sequence ATGCTTGATGCTCTGCGCCTCCTTGCCTGTCTTGCCTGCGCCCAGGCCGCGCCCATCGCGTCGCCGACGGATGCACTGCCTGTGGACGTCGAGCTGGTGCTGGCGGTCGACATCTCGCTGTCGATGGACGAGAAGGAGTTCGCCCTGCAGCGCGCCGGCTATGTCGAGGCGCTGCGGCATCCCGACTTCATCCGGGCCGTTCGCGCCGGCGCCACGGGCCGCATCGCGCTCACCTATTTCGAATGGGCCGGCACGGTGCGCGATGACGCGGTCATCGGCTGGCAGATCATCGACAGCGCCGAGAGCGCCAACAGCTTTGCCGACAAGGTCGCGGCCCGCCCGTTCCGGAGCTTCCGCGGCACTTCGATTTCCGGTGCATTGGCCTTTGGCACCGAGCTTTTCGATCGCACTTCTTTCGACGGCGAGCGCAGCGTCATCGATATTTCCGGCGATGGCCCGAACAATATCGGGCCGCCGGTCACCGCGACGCGTGATGCGGCGACCGCAAAAGGCATCGTCATCAACGGACTGCCGATCCTGATCAACCCCTCGCCAACCTTCAGCCATCTCGACCAGTATTATGCGCAATGCGTGACCGGAGGACCCGGCTCCTTCGTGCTGCCGATCTATGCGGCGGCCGAATTCTCGACGGCCATCCGGCGTAAGCTGATCCTCGAAGTAAGCGGCATCCGGAACAAGGCGAGAATCATCCCCGTCGACGCGGCCGCGCCGATCGATTGTCTGCTAGGCGAGCGGGACAGGCGGTTCCTGTCCGATCCGTATTTTCCGGAACTCGACCGGTGA
- a CDS encoding glycosyltransferase family 2 protein yields MAGIDPTPLITVITPTHNRREAVLRAVESVLSQSMSRLEHIVVDDGSTDGTEAALARIRDPRLIYVGAKWRGANAARNAGIERARAPVVTFLDSDDVYLPHRLERTLAWFDADPGLEVLISSYVSLKGGRATNCINRDAFLNPATLERTLVAETILIAGSAITARREALLAIGGYDSDITRMQDRELLLRLARRYGAQLSQNIDWTKYNSANSISRRRRGYVEAYADLMRKHPNIARSYPHIPPYMISRQIIADILKCRIPEAFSGYVANRSSKDLGYSLPELINGYIYGRRWRRDLYDEFRQKFGARPT; encoded by the coding sequence ATGGCCGGGATCGATCCAACACCTCTCATCACGGTCATAACGCCGACTCACAATCGGCGGGAAGCGGTATTGCGCGCTGTCGAAAGCGTACTTTCCCAGAGCATGTCGAGGCTCGAGCATATTGTCGTCGATGACGGCTCGACCGATGGAACCGAGGCGGCGCTCGCCCGCATTCGCGACCCGCGGCTGATCTATGTCGGCGCAAAATGGCGGGGCGCCAATGCCGCACGCAATGCCGGCATCGAGCGGGCGCGGGCGCCGGTGGTGACATTCCTCGATTCCGACGATGTCTATCTGCCGCATCGGCTTGAGCGCACCCTGGCCTGGTTCGACGCCGATCCGGGGCTCGAAGTGCTGATCAGCTCATATGTCTCCCTGAAGGGCGGACGCGCCACCAATTGCATCAATCGTGACGCGTTTCTCAACCCGGCCACGCTGGAGCGAACGCTGGTCGCGGAGACGATCTTGATCGCGGGATCGGCGATAACAGCTCGCCGCGAGGCCTTGCTGGCCATCGGCGGCTACGACAGCGACATCACCCGGATGCAGGATCGCGAATTGCTGCTGCGCCTCGCCCGGCGCTACGGCGCACAATTGTCCCAGAACATCGACTGGACAAAGTACAATTCGGCAAACTCGATTTCGCGACGCCGCCGCGGCTATGTCGAAGCCTATGCGGACCTGATGCGCAAACATCCGAACATTGCCCGCTCTTACCCGCATATTCCGCCCTACATGATCTCGCGACAGATCATTGCCGATATTCTGAAATGCCGGATCCCGGAAGCCTTCTCGGGCTACGTGGCCAACCGTTCGTCGAAAGATCTCGGCTACTCTCTGCCCGAACTGATCAATGGTTATATCTATGGCCGGCGCTGGCGCCGCGACCTCTACGACGAATTTCGGCAGAAGTTCGGCGCCCGCCCGACCTGA
- a CDS encoding DUF1330 domain-containing protein — MTAYAVAHMRQATMGPQIVEYLHGIDATLEPFGGRFLVHGGDVEVIENSWPGHLIIIEFPDREHVRGWYNSRAYQAILTLRTDNSEADVVFADGVEHPHKATDVLE; from the coding sequence ATGACCGCCTACGCCGTTGCCCATATGCGCCAAGCCACAATGGGTCCGCAGATCGTCGAATATCTGCACGGGATCGATGCCACACTGGAACCTTTCGGCGGCCGTTTTCTGGTTCATGGCGGCGATGTGGAGGTGATCGAGAACAGCTGGCCAGGCCATCTGATCATCATCGAATTCCCCGACAGAGAGCATGTGCGTGGCTGGTACAATTCGCGGGCCTACCAGGCCATACTGACGCTGCGCACGGACAATTCGGAAGCCGACGTGGTGTTCGCCGACGGCGTCGAACATCCGCACAAGGCGACGGATGTCCTGGAATAG
- the metW gene encoding methionine biosynthesis protein MetW → MSVNRDQRVDLEVVANLIPPQSRVLDVGSGDGSLLELLQDTKQVDGRGLELSQRGVNECVARGLSVIQGDADKDLEFYPDKGFDFVVLSQTLQATRNPKLVLDELLRIGNRAIVSFPNFGHWRVRLSLFIQGRMPVTKDLPYSWYDTPNIHFCTIRDFVNLCDELGATVEKATALDANGQKIGLSMPWWFWNFFGQQAVFLLKR, encoded by the coding sequence ATGAGTGTCAACCGCGACCAGCGCGTCGACCTCGAAGTCGTCGCCAACCTCATCCCGCCGCAGTCGCGCGTGCTAGACGTCGGCTCGGGCGACGGCTCGCTGCTCGAATTGCTGCAGGACACCAAGCAGGTCGACGGCCGTGGACTTGAGCTGTCGCAGCGCGGCGTCAACGAATGCGTGGCGCGCGGCCTCTCGGTCATCCAGGGCGATGCCGACAAGGACCTCGAATTCTATCCCGACAAGGGTTTTGACTTCGTCGTCCTGTCGCAGACGCTGCAGGCCACCCGCAACCCGAAGCTGGTGCTCGACGAACTGCTCAGGATCGGCAATCGCGCCATCGTGTCCTTCCCCAATTTCGGCCATTGGCGGGTGCGCCTGTCGCTGTTCATCCAGGGCCGCATGCCGGTGACCAAGGACCTGCCCTATTCCTGGTACGACACGCCCAACATCCACTTCTGCACCATCCGCGACTTCGTCAATCTCTGCGACGAGCTCGGTGCGACAGTCGAGAAGGCAACCGCACTCGACGCCAATGGCCAGAAGATCGGCCTGTCGATGCCGTGGTGGTTCTGGAATTTCTTCGGCCAGCAGGCAGTGTTCTTGCTGAAGCGGTAA
- a CDS encoding homoserine O-acetyltransferase: MAVLRARKTNNEADQPSSPVLRFGSDKPLKLDAGTLLSPFQIAYQTYGTLNDARSNAILVCHALTGDQHVASTNPVTGKPGWWEVLIGPGKIIDTNRFFVICSNVIGGCLGSTGPASTNPATGKPYGLDLPIITIRDMVRAQQMLIDHFGIEKLFCVLGGSMGGMQVLEWASSYPERVFSALPIATGARHSSQNIAFHEVGRQAVMADPDWHGGKYFEHGKRPEKGLAVARMAAHITYLSEAALHRKFGRNLQDREALTFGFDADFQIESYLRHQGMTFVDRFDANSYLYMTRSMDYFDLAADHGGRLADAFAGTKTRFCLVSFTSDWLFPTEESRSIVHALNAAGASVSFVEIETDRGHDAFLLDEPELFAAINGFIGSAARARGLSL, from the coding sequence ATGGCCGTTCTGCGCGCCCGCAAAACCAACAACGAGGCCGACCAGCCGTCGAGCCCGGTTTTGCGTTTTGGCTCCGACAAACCGCTCAAGCTGGATGCCGGCACGCTGCTGTCGCCGTTCCAGATCGCCTACCAGACCTATGGCACGCTGAACGACGCCCGCTCCAACGCCATCCTCGTCTGCCACGCGTTGACCGGCGACCAGCACGTCGCCAGCACCAATCCGGTGACCGGCAAGCCGGGCTGGTGGGAGGTGCTGATCGGGCCCGGCAAGATCATCGACACCAACCGCTTCTTCGTCATCTGTTCCAACGTCATCGGCGGTTGTCTTGGGTCCACCGGACCAGCCTCGACCAACCCCGCCACCGGCAAGCCCTATGGGCTCGACCTGCCCATCATCACCATCCGCGACATGGTGCGCGCCCAGCAGATGCTGATCGACCATTTCGGCATCGAGAAGCTGTTTTGCGTGCTCGGCGGCTCGATGGGCGGCATGCAGGTGCTGGAATGGGCGTCGAGCTATCCGGAGCGCGTCTTCTCGGCGCTGCCGATCGCCACCGGCGCGCGCCATTCCTCGCAGAACATCGCCTTCCACGAGGTCGGCCGGCAGGCTGTCATGGCCGATCCGGACTGGCATGGCGGCAAATATTTCGAGCACGGCAAACGCCCGGAAAAGGGCCTGGCGGTGGCGCGCATGGCCGCCCACATCACCTATCTGTCGGAAGCCGCCCTGCACCGGAAATTCGGCCGCAATCTGCAGGATCGCGAAGCGCTGACCTTCGGCTTCGATGCCGACTTCCAGATCGAAAGCTATCTGCGCCACCAGGGCATGACCTTCGTCGATCGCTTCGACGCCAATTCCTACCTCTACATGACGCGGTCGATGGACTATTTCGACCTCGCCGCCGACCATGGCGGCCGGTTGGCCGATGCCTTTGCCGGCACCAAAACCCGCTTCTGCCTGGTGTCCTTCACAAGCGATTGGCTATTCCCGACCGAGGAGAGCCGCTCGATCGTGCACGCACTCAACGCGGCCGGCGCATCGGTATCCTTCGTCGAGATCGAGACCGACCGCGGCCACGATGCCTTCCTGCTTGACGAGCCGGAACTGTTTGCCGCCATCAACGGCTTCATCGGCTCGGCTGCCCGGGCGAGAGGATTGAGCCTATGA